The genomic segment GTCCCTGTTTGTCGGCCAGATCGGTCATGCTCAGGGCAATGACCAGCGGCAGCCCGATATCAATGACCTGGGTCGCCAGGTATAGGTTGCGGTCGAGATTGGTGGCATCGACCACACACACAATCACATCCGGCTGGGCCACGCCTTTGCCGCGACCCAGCAGCACCGACACCGCAATCATTTCATCCGGGGCACGGGCGGCCAGCGAGTAGGTCCCGGGCAGGTCCACCACCAGAAAACGGTCGCGGTCTTCGCGGAATTCTCCCAGCGCGCTTTCCACCGTGACGCCGGGATAGTTGCCGGTATGCTGGCTCAGGCCGGTCAGGGCGTTGAACAGGGTGGTCTTGCCCGTATTGGGGTTGCCGACCACCGCTACCCGGTATTGGCGTCCGGCGCTGACAGGCAGGTCAAGGGAATCAGAGGGGGAGAGGCTGGCCATACAGGACTGTCTTTTTATGCGCTGGGGGTTGGGGAGGCAAGCAGGACGCGGGTAGCTTCTTGACGGCGCAGGGCGAGCTGGAAGCCACGTATGCGGATCTGGATGGGATCGCCTAAGGGCGCAAAGCGGATGACCTGGACCGTTTGGCCTCGGGTAAAGCCGAGTTCGGCCAAGCGGTGGGAGATACCGTCGGTGCCGCTGATGGCGTGAATTTGCCCGGACTCGGAGGGTGCGAGATCCGCCAGGGTCTTTTGCATGCCGCCACAGTAGTGAAATTGACTTTCAATTTCAACTATGGTCTACATATTGTTCATACTGACGGATACCTTCAAGGTCCGCAACTGCATCCATGAGGCCAGAGGACGACGCATCCCAGAGCCCGCGAGGAAGAAATCCTCGCGGGCTTTTTTCATGTCCATCACACGCCAACCGGGCGGAAAGGGACGTATGACCTCGCATGAATCTCAGGAACCTGACACGCTGCCGGGAACAGACCTCGATGTCTCAAAAATGCCCGCCCACTGGCTGCTGGCCCGGCTGGGCAAGCGGGTGCTACGACCGGGCGGGCTGGGTATCACCCGCGCCCTGCTCGACGGTCTGGCCATCGGTGGAGAGGACGCTGTGGTCGAATTCGCCCCCGGCCTTGGCGGCACGGCGCGCATGATCCTGGAGTGCGGCCCGCGCAGCTACACCGGGGTGGAACGCGATACCGAGGCCGCCGAATGGACCCGTCGTCATCTGCCGGATCGCTCACGCATCTCGGTGGTGGTCGGCCAGGCCGAGCGGACCGAGCTGGCGGATGCCTCGGCCTCGGTGGTGCTCGGCGAAGCCATGCTGACCATGAACACCCAGGACCATAAGCAGCGCATCATGACCGAGGCGTTTCGCCTGCTGCGGCCCGGTGGTCGCTACGGCATCCACGAGCTGTGCCTCTTTCCCGACAATATCGCCCCGGCAAACCGCGACGAGATCTACGCCGGCCTGTCCTCAGTGCTGCACGTTGGAGCCCGGCCGCTGCCCAACGCCGAGTGGCGGGGGCTGCTTGAGACTGCGGGCTTTCAAGTCCGGCACGGCGGCTATGCGCCGATGCGTCTGCTGGGGCCGCGCCGCCTTGTCCAGGACGAGGGCGTGTGGGGCGCCCTGAGGCTGGTCAGGAATGTACTTGGTAATACCCCGGCCCGGCGGCGGGTGCTGGCCATGCGCCGGGCTTTTACCCGATACCGGGACCATATCGGCGCCATTTTTCTGGTCGGGCAGAAGCCTGAGGCATGAGCGAGGCATGAGCGGCGCCCGGCCGCTGTCTCGAACTTGGTCAACGCTGGACAGGGGGTGGTGGCCGTGGTAGAGGGGCGCGTAGAGGAGGCTCCTGGCTATGATCCCCGACTCGTGGACCATCATCGGCACCGGGATTGTGATCCTGATCGCGATTGCGACTTCCAACTATCGGCTTCGCAACGAGATCAGAAGCGAGATCAGAGACGTACGCGGCGAGGTCAAAGAGCTGCGCGAGCGGATGACCCGTCTGGAGACGGAGCTGCGCGAGCGGATGGCCAAGGTCGAAGGGCTGCTCGAAGGCTTGCGCGAAGCCATCAGCGGTCGCCACGTTGCCTGAGTCGCAGGTAGCGCCCGGGCTCCCCAAAAACAATTCCCAGATACCGAGGCGATCTTGTAGGGGCTTATTGAGGCGCCCCGGGGAAATCAGGAGGGTGACTCCCCGGGGCAAATGGCAGGAGCACCGATATTCTCCTACCACACTGCTGGTCCGGCTAACGGCCGGTGACCGTAATTTTTGTGTAGTGCGGCCCTTGGATGGTCAGCTGGGCGGTCTTGCTCAGGGTCGCCAGCGTGTTCAACTCCTTGGTTGTCAGTTCCAGCACGACAGTGCCGATCTTGAGATGGACGTGCTTTTCGGGACACGAACGGATGGGTGCGTGCTTTCCAGACGGTGAGCATAGCGAATTCCTCCCGAGTCAGACGGACACTGGAAAAGGATGACCCCCGGGACACGAGGGCGCCCCGGGGGTCAGGGGGGGAACGCCCCCCGGGGCAACAGCAGGAAGGAGGATTCCTACTGAAAAGGGATGCCCCAAGGGCAGGGCAGGGACCCTCGGGGCAACAGCAGGAAGGAGGGGTTCCCGCTGAAAACTGATGTCTGCGGCCGGCCGGCGGCCATGAAAAAGCCCGTGAGGACGCACGCTGTCACCATCCTTTCGGGCTCTAGGCTTACGGCCACTGGCCTCTGTGTGTCATTGAGCGTTTGCTCAGTTGAATTTGATCATCAATTTCAATTACATATTATTCATGGAGCGGTCTGTCAAGAGCCGGGAGCATTTTTTTGCTCAAAACTTTTCCTACATGCCGAAGGCCAGCAGCACGAACAGGGCCAGCCCGCCAAAGCCGGTGACAATGGTTCGTGTCCGCAGGCCGGGGGAAGACAGTCCGAGCCGCAGGCCGCTGAAGACAATGAACAACACGCCGACCGCCAGAATCTTCTGGAAATCCTTGAACAGCAGCGGGCCATGACCCTTGTGGAGTTCGATCAGGCACTTCTGCAAGTCGGGCACGTGGCGTGTGACCTCCAGCGTGTCGTCGGCCAGCGCCATCTCATAGTAGGTCCGCGAGGTCGGACGGGTCAGCAGGCGGCTGCCGCTCTTCCTCACATATTCAAACTCGTACGCGATGCCGAGCTGACGCAGCAGAGCGCGGACGTCAGCCTCAAGAGAGGGGGAGCCCAGGTCGATGACCGTTCCGGCCGGGACGCTCACCGGGGTGCTGGTCAGCGTTCCCTTGATCCCCACCAGATAAAGCCCGCCCGAAATGGCCATCACCAACAGGCAGGGCGCCAAGAACGCCGCCAGGTACAGGTGGAGGTTGATCCACAGGTTTCGCATACAAGACTCCAGGTTTCAGCACTTCTTCATGGGCCGTCAGGCGCTGCTCTCAGCGGCCGGGAGCGGTCAGACTTCGGCCCACATTCTGACCAAGTTGTGGTACACCCCGGTCAGCCGCTGCACTTCCTGATCCGTGCCGCCCCGTTTTCGAGTCAGCGCCTGAATGCTCTGGTCCAGATCAAACAGCAGCGCCCGCCGGTGGTTGTCGCGGACCATGCTTTGTATCCAGACCAGCGCGCATATTCTAATGCCGCGCGTCACCGGAGCGACGCGATGCAGGCTGCCGGACGGGTAGAGGATCATGTCGCCGGCGTCGAGCTTGATCTCTTGTACTCCATAGGTCGTCTCAATGCTGAGTTCTCCGCCGTCGTATTCGTCGGGATGGCTGAGGAAGAGTGTGGCCGACAGGTCGGTTCGCAGAATCCGGTCCGGGTCGCCGGTCGGCATGACGGCGTTGTCTACGTGCGCACCGTAGCGGTGACCGGCACAGTAACGGCTGAACTGTGGGGACAGGATTCTGTGGGGCAGGGCTGCAGACACAAACAGCTGGTGTTGTCCCAAGAGCGTCAGCAGCTGCCGGCGCAGATCTGCCGCCGACTCGGAGCGGTCGTCAAGCTGCTGATTCCGCTTGACGTCGCTGGCCTGTATCCCCGCCGTCCGTTTGCCGTCGAGCCACGGCCCGTGGCCTAGGGTTTCCCGAAAGTGGCGCACGTGGTTCTTGGTCAGAACCGTGTGGAGAGGAATGAGCATGGCCTAGTCGAGTCCGGTCCACGCTTCGCTGGGGTAGAGCGCGTCCATGGTGATATGTGCCAGCGTCGGGCAGCCGGTCAGCGCCATTGTCACTTCCAGTTCCTCCCGTAGGAGGCGCAGCATATGGGCCACACCCAGCGCGCCCGCAACCGCAAGGGCATAGACCTGTGGTCTTCCGACGAGGACCGCGTTGGCGCCCAAGGCCAGCGCCTTGAAGACATCAGTCCCCCGGCGTATGCCGCCGTCGAGCAGGACCAGAAAATCGGGACCCAGCGCCGCCCGTACGGCAGGTAAAGCGCTGATGCTGGCCGGCAGGCCGTCCAGAGTCCGGCCCCCATGGTTCGACACCACTACCCCGGCCAGCCCCATGTCGGCGACGCGCACGGCGTCGGCCGGATGCAGGATGCCTTTCACAATGATGGGCAGGGCAGTCTGCCGCCGCAACCAGACGAGGTCGGCCCAGGTCGGGGCGCTGGCCATCAGCCCCTGAAACACGATGCTGTGCTCGGCCCCCAAGCTGGGCGGACTGGACTGGGGCAGGCCGCCCAGGTTCACCGCCTGGACCTGCTGTGGCAAGGCAAATCCTGCGCGTTGGGCACGGTTGCGTAAGCCGTTGATGGGCGCGTCAACCGTGACGACCAGCGCGGTATAGCCGGCCGCCTCGGCCCGTCGCAACAGCGACAGCGTTCCCTCCCGCGAGTCTTGCACGTACAGCTGGAACCATTTGTTTCCGCTCAGCTCTGCCGCAATGGCCTCCAGCGAGACCGAGGCCATGGTACTGGCGATGAATCCCGCCTGCAGGGCGTCGGCCGCCTGGGCCGTCGCCCGCTCACCGTCGGGATGGACGAGTTTCTGGTAGGCCACGGGGGCCAACAGCACGGGGTGCCGAAACGGCTCGTCGAGCAGACTCAGCGCCGTGGTGCCGCCCGTGCAGTCGCTCAGCACCCGGCTGAACAGCTCTATGCGGTCAAACGCGCGCCGATTGCTGTGCAGGCTGATGTCATCGGCCCCACCCCCGGCGATATACTCGTATACGCTGTGAGGAACGAAATCCTTTGCCAAATGCTCGTAGTCCGAGACGCACGCCAACTCGGGCGGAATGCGTGTGAGCTTGGGCCGCTTGGCAGGCTTCATACGCCTCTCCTGGTCCGGGGAGGCTCGGGGGGGCGCTGCTGAGCCCCCCCGAGCCTCAGACCGGTTTCGACAGACGCTAGAAGCTGTAGGTGAGCGCCAGCTTGGCGTTGCGCGCGTCGCCGATGTACACGAATGAGCCGCTACGGTAGCCGGCCAGATAGTAATCCTCATTGGTGACATTGCCGATGTTCACACGCAGACCGATCTGTTCGGTGATCTTATAGTTGGCAAACAGATCCAGCACCGTATAGCCGGGAACCTTGTAGGAGTACTTGCCGACCTCCGCGTCGTAGCCGGCCGCCGAATCCGGCTGGCCGGTGTACATCTTGCTCTGATAGGTCACGACTGCGCCGACCGACAACGCCGGGAGATAGGGCACCCGGTAGCGGAGTTGGGCGAAGACGCCCTCATTGGCGAAGTTGCTCAGCCGCCTGCCGACGTTGAGTCGAGTGTGCGAATCGCGGACTTCCGATTCCATGATCGCCGCCGCAACGACGAAGCTCAGATCCTCGGTCAGATTCCCGACGACCGAGAATTCCAGCCCTCTGACCCGGTTCTTGCCGGTGTTGAGGGTGCCCAGCGCCTCGTAATCGTCGCCCACGTTTTCCATCACGTCGTCTTTGGTGACCTGGAAGGCTGCGGCCGTCAGCAACAGTTTGTTGTTCAGCAGGTTCCATTTGCTGCCGAGTTCCAGGTTTTCGGTGAACTCGGGTTTGCTGTCCCGGACCTGATTCGGCAGGCCGCAGATCCCGCCGTAGCCACAGTTGCCGCCCAGGTCCGACTCGCCACCACCGTTGATGTTGCTGGACGTGGACCATGAGAAATAGATGTTGCCCCACTCTTTGAAGGCGTAGACCAGCCCGGCGTGGCCGTTCCACAGCAGGTCGGAATAGGTGTAATCGGTGGTTTCGCCACGTCTGACGACGCTATTGCTGTAATCAAAATAGTCGGCGCGCACTCCCAGGAAGGTAGAAAATCCGTAGGCCAGGTCAACCGTGTCCATCAGGTAGACCGACGTGGTTTCGATGGAATAGTCGGAATCGAAGGCGCCCTTGGTGATATCCAGATCCATGAAGCTGTTCAGGTTGCTGGTCAACTGGCCGGGGCTGTCATACATGCAGTAACTGTCGGGGCGGCTGTAGAGCTCGCCTCGCCACACTCCCTCGACATCACAGTTCGGCGTTCCTCCGGGAGTCACATTGTAGCGGCCGTTAAGCACATTGTGTTCCGAGTACTCAAGGCCCAACAGCAAGCCGTGCTGCGTGAACCCCAGCTTGGTGTCCAGGTAGACGTTGATCTGATTGGAAATATAGTCCACCTCCTGCCAGCCATCTTTCTGACTCAACCTGAAGCCAGGGGTATCGGTGCCAGCCAGTTTCCAGAAGAAACTGGTTCCAGTGAGCACATAGCCGTTGTCGGTGAAACCGTAGCGGGTGGCGTTTTCTACCCGGAAATTCTCGCTGAACTCATAGCCGGTGCGGAACGTGAAGGCGTGGACTTCTGACTCCAGAAAGTCGCGCCCCTTTTGCAGGTAGACCGGAATGTTTTTGATCGGGTCGCCGAACTGCTCAATCTGGGTGCCGAGGTCCGGGTCGTCCTTGGCGTCAAGAAAGTAGTAATCAAAGGAAAAGTAGAATTTGTTGTCCGTGGGGTCGTATCTGCCGGACAGGGCCGCGCCACGGCGCAGGCGTTCGGCGGGCGCTCGGTCGGGAACTTCTTCGTCGGCGTACAGCAGGTTGGCGCGCACGGCCAGCTCATCGGTGATGCGTTTGTTCACATCCAGATGGACGCGGTAATACTCGTCGGTGC from the Desulfurellaceae bacterium genome contains:
- a CDS encoding ferrous iron transport protein A, which gives rise to MQKTLADLAPSESGQIHAISGTDGISHRLAELGFTRGQTVQVIRFAPLGDPIQIRIRGFQLALRRQEATRVLLASPTPSA
- a CDS encoding Fe2+-dependent dioxygenase; the protein is MLIPLHTVLTKNHVRHFRETLGHGPWLDGKRTAGIQASDVKRNQQLDDRSESAADLRRQLLTLLGQHQLFVSAALPHRILSPQFSRYCAGHRYGAHVDNAVMPTGDPDRILRTDLSATLFLSHPDEYDGGELSIETTYGVQEIKLDAGDMILYPSGSLHRVAPVTRGIRICALVWIQSMVRDNHRRALLFDLDQSIQALTRKRGGTDQEVQRLTGVYHNLVRMWAEV
- a CDS encoding TonB-dependent receptor, encoding MKQSQLKEPVELRRPAASNLTSNAIALSISAVMLGGTASAQEAQDEEQVQLDKVQIQDRTIDTNPYAEPGAPYKARISGDPRRLKEIADTPATMSVLTQTQIEDSGKSDLREILAAQPGITLGTGEGGNAFGDRYIIRGHEARSDVFVDGLRDPGMTIRESFALEQVEITKGPSSTFAGRGSTGGAINGITKQASSEYDFIKFQGGPGTDEYYRVHLDVNKRITDELAVRANLLYADEEVPDRAPAERLRRGAALSGRYDPTDNKFYFSFDYYFLDAKDDPDLGTQIEQFGDPIKNIPVYLQKGRDFLESEVHAFTFRTGYEFSENFRVENATRYGFTDNGYVLTGTSFFWKLAGTDTPGFRLSQKDGWQEVDYISNQINVYLDTKLGFTQHGLLLGLEYSEHNVLNGRYNVTPGGTPNCDVEGVWRGELYSRPDSYCMYDSPGQLTSNLNSFMDLDITKGAFDSDYSIETTSVYLMDTVDLAYGFSTFLGVRADYFDYSNSVVRRGETTDYTYSDLLWNGHAGLVYAFKEWGNIYFSWSTSSNINGGGESDLGGNCGYGGICGLPNQVRDSKPEFTENLELGSKWNLLNNKLLLTAAAFQVTKDDVMENVGDDYEALGTLNTGKNRVRGLEFSVVGNLTEDLSFVVAAAIMESEVRDSHTRLNVGRRLSNFANEGVFAQLRYRVPYLPALSVGAVVTYQSKMYTGQPDSAAGYDAEVGKYSYKVPGYTVLDLFANYKITEQIGLRVNIGNVTNEDYYLAGYRSGSFVYIGDARNAKLALTYSF
- a CDS encoding 50S ribosome-binding GTPase, with protein sequence MASLSPSDSLDLPVSAGRQYRVAVVGNPNTGKTTLFNALTGLSQHTGNYPGVTVESALGEFREDRDRFLVVDLPGTYSLAARAPDEMIAVSVLLGRGKGVAQPDVIVCVVDATNLDRNLYLATQVIDIGLPLVIALSMTDLADKQG
- a CDS encoding methyltransferase domain-containing protein; its protein translation is MTSHESQEPDTLPGTDLDVSKMPAHWLLARLGKRVLRPGGLGITRALLDGLAIGGEDAVVEFAPGLGGTARMILECGPRSYTGVERDTEAAEWTRRHLPDRSRISVVVGQAERTELADASASVVLGEAMLTMNTQDHKQRIMTEAFRLLRPGGRYGIHELCLFPDNIAPANRDEIYAGLSSVLHVGARPLPNAEWRGLLETAGFQVRHGGYAPMRLLGPRRLVQDEGVWGALRLVRNVLGNTPARRRVLAMRRAFTRYRDHIGAIFLVGQKPEA
- a CDS encoding alpha-hydroxy-acid oxidizing protein; the encoded protein is MKPAKRPKLTRIPPELACVSDYEHLAKDFVPHSVYEYIAGGGADDISLHSNRRAFDRIELFSRVLSDCTGGTTALSLLDEPFRHPVLLAPVAYQKLVHPDGERATAQAADALQAGFIASTMASVSLEAIAAELSGNKWFQLYVQDSREGTLSLLRRAEAAGYTALVVTVDAPINGLRNRAQRAGFALPQQVQAVNLGGLPQSSPPSLGAEHSIVFQGLMASAPTWADLVWLRRQTALPIIVKGILHPADAVRVADMGLAGVVVSNHGGRTLDGLPASISALPAVRAALGPDFLVLLDGGIRRGTDVFKALALGANAVLVGRPQVYALAVAGALGVAHMLRLLREELEVTMALTGCPTLAHITMDALYPSEAWTGLD